In the Micromonospora narathiwatensis genome, one interval contains:
- a CDS encoding cytochrome P450 — protein MSPLDRRPAAPPGPPRHAALRMLAVMARDRLGMITDAVDRYGDAVRLPVGHKSLHVFNHPDHAKHVLADNAANYRKGIGLVHARRALGDGLLTSEGELWRKQRKVIQPAFHPRRLAHHAGLIAAEAERLMDRLRRRRDDGPVDVVAEFTGLTLGVLGRTLLDADLSAFGSIGAEFAAVQDQAMFELATLGMVPTWLPLPRQLRFRRARRELQRVVDQLVAEREGQAAGQDDVLSRLIVSTRGESDPRVARDRLRDELVTLLLAGHETTASTLGWTLYLIDGEPEVRRRLREEADQVLGGRLPTYEDLHHLRYATMVVEEAMRLYPPVWLLPRIAHEADLVGGYHVPAGADVVILPYTLHRHREFWVRPERFDPDRFDPARARDRPRYAYIPFGAGPRVCVGSNLGLMEAVFVLAMIAREFRLSTPRRHRVVPEPMLSLRIRGGLPMLVRTVDPAAG, from the coding sequence ATGAGCCCGCTGGACCGACGACCCGCGGCACCGCCCGGACCGCCCCGGCACGCCGCGCTGCGGATGCTGGCGGTGATGGCGCGCGACCGGCTGGGCATGATCACGGACGCGGTCGACCGCTACGGCGACGCCGTCCGGCTGCCGGTGGGGCACAAGAGCCTCCACGTGTTCAACCATCCGGACCACGCCAAGCACGTGCTGGCCGACAACGCCGCCAACTACCGCAAGGGCATCGGCCTGGTGCACGCCCGCCGCGCCCTGGGCGACGGCCTGCTCACCAGCGAGGGTGAGCTGTGGCGCAAGCAGCGCAAGGTGATCCAGCCGGCGTTCCACCCGCGACGGCTGGCGCATCACGCCGGCCTCATCGCCGCCGAGGCCGAGCGGTTGATGGACCGGCTCCGCCGGCGGCGCGACGACGGCCCGGTCGACGTGGTCGCCGAGTTCACCGGCCTCACGCTGGGCGTACTGGGTCGGACCCTGCTCGACGCCGACCTGAGTGCCTTCGGGTCCATCGGCGCGGAGTTCGCGGCCGTGCAGGACCAGGCGATGTTCGAGCTCGCCACGCTCGGGATGGTGCCCACCTGGCTGCCGTTGCCGCGCCAGCTGCGGTTCCGCCGCGCCCGGCGGGAACTGCAGCGGGTGGTCGACCAGTTGGTGGCCGAACGTGAGGGGCAGGCCGCCGGGCAGGACGACGTGCTCTCCCGGCTCATCGTGTCCACCCGGGGCGAGTCGGATCCGCGGGTCGCGCGGGACCGGCTCCGCGACGAACTGGTCACGCTGCTGCTGGCCGGTCACGAGACCACCGCCAGCACCCTCGGCTGGACCCTGTACCTCATCGACGGGGAGCCCGAGGTCCGGCGGCGGCTACGGGAGGAGGCGGACCAGGTCCTCGGTGGACGGCTGCCCACCTACGAGGACCTGCACCACCTGCGCTACGCGACCATGGTGGTGGAGGAGGCGATGCGGCTCTACCCGCCGGTGTGGCTGCTGCCACGGATCGCCCACGAGGCGGACCTGGTCGGCGGCTACCACGTGCCGGCCGGCGCCGACGTCGTCATCCTGCCGTACACCCTGCACCGTCACCGGGAGTTCTGGGTGCGGCCGGAGCGGTTCGACCCGGACCGGTTCGATCCGGCCCGGGCCCGGGACCGGCCGAGGTACGCCTACATTCCCTTCGGCGCGGGTCCGCGGGTCTGCGTCGGCAGCAACCTTGGTCTGATGGAGGCCGTGTTCGTGCTGGCCATGATCGCACGGGAGTTCCGGCTCTCGACCCCGCGCAGGCACCGGGTCGTGCCGGAACCGATGCTGTCGCTGAGGATCCGGGGCGGGTTGCCGATGCTGGTGAGGACGGTGGATCCGGCGGCCGGATGA